CTTGCTGCCGGAGACGTCATGGCCCAGATCATCACTTCCCTGTCCGACATTTCGGACCGCTACGATGCGTTGTTTGTCGATCTGTGGGGCTGCGTGCACAATGGCGTGCATGCGCTGCCCGACGCGGTGGCCGCGTTGCGGACCTACCGTGCCAAGGGTGGCAAGGTTGTGCTGGTCACCAACTCTCCGCGTCCGCGGGCCGGTGTCACGAAACAACTGGTGCATTTTGGCGTTCCGGACAATGCGTGGGACACCATTGCCACCTCTGGCGACAGTGCGCGTGCCGCGATGTTTCGGGGCATGGTGGGAACCAAGGTGCATTTCATCGGCCAACCCGGGGAGGAGAAATTCTTTGACCCGATTGGCGTGATCAAGGACCCGGTCAAGATCGAGATCGTTCCGCTGCAGGAGGCCGAAGGGATCGTGTGCACCGGCCCGCGGGATCCGCTGGCCGATCCCGATGTGATGCGCCCCGAATTTCTGATGGCCAAACAGCTGGGGCTGAAGTTGCTTTGCGCAAATCCCGACATTGTTGTCGACCGAGGGGAGGTGCGCGAATGGTGTGCTGGCGCGCTGGCCAAGCTGTATACCGAGATGGGAGGCGAGAGCCTGTATTTCGGCAAGCCGCATCCGCCGATCTATGACCTGGCGCGCAGGCGGTTGGCAGAGCTGGGTGTGGACGTGCCGGGCAGCGGCATTCTGGCCATCGGTGACGGGGTTCTGACGGACATTGCAGGGGCCATGGGTGAGGACATTGATTCTCTGTTCATCTCGGGTGGGCTGGCCGCGGCGGAAACCAAAACGTCGCATCAACCGGACGAAGATGCGCTAAGAACCTATCTGGAAAAGGAAAAATCGGCCCCGACCTTTGCAATAGGGCATCTGCGCTGACCTTCTTTTCGCTTGATTTTCTGCGTGCGCAAAGTAATTACATTGCGTGAAGGCCGCGCTAGCGGTCAGAAAATTACCGGAGCCTTTCCATGTTGGACAACCTGCCCCGCGGCACGATCTGCATCGAGGACATCGAAATGGGGATGTCCCGTCACCTGCGCAAAGTCGTCACGGACGAGGACATCGAGATGTTCGCGCAGGTGTCGACAGACCGGAACCCGGTGCATCTGGACGACGATTATGCCCGTGACACCATCTTTGCGGGGCGCATTGCCCACGGGATGCTGACAGCTGGTTTGATCTCGGCCGTGATTGGGGAACAGCTTCCCGGCCACGGCACCGTCTATATGGGCCAGTCGCTCAAGTTTCTGGCCCCCGTGCGGCCCGGCGACATGGTCTATGCCGAGGTGAAGGTCATCGATATCGATTTTGCCAAGCGCAGGGTCAGGTTGGACTGTCATTGTGCCGTCGATGGCAAGAAGGTGTTGATCGGCGAAGCCACAGTGCTGGCGCCATCGCGCAAGTTCGACTGATCCCAAGGACGCGCTGGCGCGCGACGACAAGTTCGAGGGGGCGCTGCCCCCGGCCTTGCGGCCTCCCCCGTCGTATTTCCGGTCGGAAGAAACTGCATCTTGCCCTTGTGACGGCGCGTGGCTAGGCAGGGCCCATGAAGATCATCCGGGATTATCAGTATGTGGACGCCGCCGACCGGGGCGCAAGCGTGGCGATCGGCAATTTCGACGGGGTACATGTCGGCCATCGTTCAGTTATCGAATTGGCGCAGAAAGCAGCCCCCCATGCACCGCTGGGCGTTCTGACGTTCGAGCCGCATCCGCGCGAATACTTTGCCCCCGACGCCCCCCCGTTTCGGTTGATGAGCCAGGCCGCACGTGCAAGCAGACTGGAAAAGATGGGGCTGCGTTATCTGTTTGAATTGCCGTTTCACGCAGGCCTGGCGGGGCTGAGCCCCGAGGATTTCGCGCGTGATGTGATTTGTGAAGGCCTGGGCCTGGGTCATGTTGTCGTGGGGTCCGATTTCTGTTTTGGCAACAAGCGGGCGGGCACGGCGCGCGACCTGGTGCAATTTGGTCAGGCCATGGGGTTCGGGGTCACGGTTGCGCCGCTTCTGGCACACGAGGCGCGCACGGTGTCCTCGACGGCTATCCGCCAGGCCTTGACCGATGGTCGTCCGCAGGACGCTGCAGACATGCTGGGCCATTGGCACAGGATCGAAGGGCCCGTCATTGGCGGCGAACAGCGTGGGCGTACGTTGGGATACCCGACAGCAAACATGTCAATCGACGGGCTGCACCCGCCCGCCTTTGGTGTTTATGCCGTGTTGTTCAATGTTCTGGATGGGCCGCACAAGGGCGCCTATCACGGTGTGGCATCGCTGGGCGTCCGACCGATGTTCGGAGAAAACAAACCGAACCTGGAAACCTTTGTTTTCGACTTTTCAGGTGACCTTTACGGGGCACCGGTGTCGGTGGCTCTGGTCGCGCATCTGCGCGGCGAGGAAAAGTTCGACGGCCTGGAGACCCTGATTGCGCAGATGGATGCAGACAGTGCGCAGGCCCGTGCCATTCTGGCGAACCTATGAGCGATCCGATTGACCGCGCCGGTCTGCCCCCGCGATTTTGGGAAAACAAGCCCATTCACCAGCTGACCCGCAAGGAATGGGAAGCGCTGTGCGATGGGTGCGGCAAATGCTGTCTGAACAAGCTTGAAGATGAAGACAGCGGCGAAGTGGCGTTGACCCGCGTGGCGTGCCGGTTGCTGGATGACGACACGTGCCGTTGCGCGCATTACGACACCCGTCACCAGTTTGTGCCCGATTGCATTGTGCTCAAGCCCTCGAACATCGAGGAGCACCTGTACTGGATCCCGCAAACTTGCGCTTACCGCCTTGTATATGAACGCAAACCGCTTTTTGATTGGCATCCCCTGATCTCGGGCACGGCTGAGACAGTGCATGACGCGGGTCTGTCCATGCGCGGGCAGACCGTCAGCGAGTTCGATGTCGCCGACGAGGATTGGGAGGATCACATCATCGAAGAGCCGACCTGACCCTCACGCGGTTTTCAGGAACCCGGCCCAGAGCGGCGCAACCCGGTCGGGATGTGTGACAGGCCCCATGTGCCCCACCCCGTCCAGCGTTTCGGACTGGACCTGGGGCAGGCGCCGGGCGATGGCGCCATTCACGTCGGCCGCCCATGGGGACGTTGCGCCCGCCAACACCAGTGCAGGCATGGTCGCCCGGGCAAAGCGGCCAGGCGTCAGCAAACCGGCGCTGTCATGCAACAGGAACGGCGCGCTGTCAGGGACAAACCGGATGCGGTCTGTCATGTAGCGGCGGGCATTTGCCGGGATATCCTCCCATGCCGGCCCATCGCCCCACGCGCGATTGAAGGCGCGCGCTGCCCCCTCGTCATCCTGCGCCGCGAGTGCGGCATCGAAGTCGGCCGTGTCTGCGGCATAGCGATCCGCAAAGCCCGGATCATCCGCGAAGGCCGCTGCAAAATAGACCGGTTCGAACAGTGTCACGCTGCGCACGCGGGTTGGATGTTCGATTGCAATCCGCAACGCAACCGTGCCGCCAAAGCTGTGACCGATGATGTCGATGGGGTCCGGGCCAATATCGTCCAGCACGCGCAGCGCCATGGCCGTGGCTGTATCATGCATGACCCCCTGCCCGTCCCAATCGCCGGACTGGCCGTGGTTTGGCAGGTCATAGGCGTGCAAAGTCACCAGATCCCCGACCACATCGCCAAAAGCGCGCCACATGCCCGAATGCGCCAACGAACAATGGATGGCGAGGGCCGGACGTTCACCGGCCCCAAAGGCCCGGGTGTTGATGTGGGGGATCACAGTTTTCCGGACAGGTGCAGGTCCAGATCTTCAAGCTTGTCCTGGCCCCAAAAGCGTTGATCCCCATCGACGATGTAGAAAGGCGCACCAAAAACGCCCTTGTCCACCGCCTCTTCCAGATTGGCGGCATAGGTCTCTGCGCCGGAGAGCAGGCCGCTGTCGGCGAGAGATGGGTCAAATCCCGCTTCTGACAGGCAGGCCTTGATCACGTCATCCTCGGCGATGTCCTTCTGCTCGGCCCAGACCGCACGCAGGATCGCGTGCACCAGCGCGCCCAGATCACCGCCGCCCGCGGTCTGAGCGGCAATGATCGCGTATGACGAGGGTGCCGCATTGGTGGGCCAATGCGCCGGTTGCAGGTTAAACGGCAGATCGTGCTTTTTGGCCTGCCGCACCAATTCCTGTGCGCGGTATTCGATCCGGTTGATATGCCGATCCTTTGGCGGTGTGCCCCCGGTCCGGTCAAACAGAGCAATCACATCCAGCGGTTTATAGGTCACCGTTGCGCCATGCGCCTCTGCCAGCGCCTCGAACCGTTTCCCGGCCAGATAGGTATAGGGCGACAGCGTCGCAAAATAGTAATCGATCTGGGCCATTTTTGTCTCCGGCGGCAGGGTCTGCTGTTTCGCGCGACCGTACGCCCGTGCTAAGCGGAGTCAACATCACGAATCTGTCACAATCGTGCTGCGCGGGGACACGACATGCCAACCATTCAAGAGCCCAAGCTGATTTCGGGCAACGCCAATCTGCCATTGGCAAATGCCATCGCTCGGCGCATGTCGCTGCATCGCGGCGTCAATGTCGGCCTGGTCGATGCCCGTGTCGAACGGTTCAACGATGGCGAGATATTTGTCGAGGTGTTCGAGAACGTGCGCGGCGAGGACATGTTCATCATCCAGCCCACGTCGAACCCGGCCAATGACAACCTGATGGAACTGCTGATCATGTGTGACGCGCTGCGCCGGTCGTCGGCGGCCCGCATCACCGCGGTGATCCCCTATTTTGGATATGCGCGGCAGGATCGGCGGTCAAAGGCCCGTACGCCCATTTCATCCAAGCTGGTTGCCAATATGCTGGTCGGTGCAGGGATCGAACGGGTTTTGACAATGGACTTGCACGCGGCGCAGATCCAGGGGTTCTTTGATATCCCGGTCGACAACCTTTACGCCTCTCCGGTCTTTGCGCTGGACCTGAAAACCCAGTTCGCGGGGCAGATGGACGACCTGATGATCGTGTCCCCCGACGTGGGCGGCGTGGCGCGGGCCCGTGATCTGGCCAAGCGTGTGAACGCCCCCCTGTCCATCGTGGACAAGCGCCGCGAAAAGGCCGGCGAAGTCGCCGAGATGACCGTGATCGGGGAAGTGACCGGCAAGACCTGTGTGATTGTTGACGATATCTGTGACACCGCAGGCACATTGTGCAAAGCGGCCGAGGTTCTGATCGAAAATGGTGCAAAAGAGGTGCATTCCTACATTTCGCATGGTGTGATGTCCGGCCCGGCGGTCGAGCGGGTGACAAATTCTGTCATGAAGTCACTAGTCATCACCGACAGCATCCAGCCGACCGACGCCATCAAGGCCGCGCCCAACATCCGCATCGTGCCCACGGCCCCTGTCTTTGCACAGGCCATTCTGAACATCTGGCACGGCACGTCCGTGTCGTCCTTGTTCGAGGCCGAGACGTTGTCGCCCATCTATGACGGGATGTACGCGGCCGAGTAATGGGTCACCATCGTGCGTAGGCAACGCGATACGAGGCTACCCGCGCCTTACTTGCAAAGGGTCTTCATGGAAGATCCCGGTGCAGAACGCCCTGACCGCTACCCTTTCAACCTGCCGTGGCTGGGTGACGGTTTCGAACTGGAATTCAGCACGCCCGTCACGATCTTCGTTGGCGAAAACGGATCAGGAAAATCCACATTGCTTGAGGCCATCGCCGTGCTTTCGGGGTTTTCTGCGGCAGGCGGCGGTGCCTGGGCGGGCGCACCTGATACCAGCAATGATGAAAATGCGGCGGATCTGGCGGCACATTTGCGATGTGGGTGGCTGCCCAAGGTGCAGCGGGGCTGGTTTCTCAAGGCACAAAGCTTTGCTTCAGTCGCCAACGTGACGGTGGGCGACTACCTTTCGGCATCGCATGGCGAAGGTTTTGCCGCCATGATTCAGGACCGCATGTCCGGTCAGGGGTTTTCCTGTTGGATGAACCCGAGGCGGCGCTTTCACCACGCAAGCAAGCAGAATTGCTGGCTTTCTTGACCGAGATACAGACAGATGCAAGCGCGCAGGTCATCATGGCCACGCACTCACCCATCTTGATGGCGATCCCGTCGGCGACACTGTTGCGTATCTCGCATCGCGGCATATCCAGCATCGGACTGCGCAAGACGGAACACTTCCGTCTCTGGGCGTCTTTCGCGGCGGACCCCGATGCGTTTGTGCAATCTGCATGCAAGGACGAACTTGATCTGCTGACCTGAGCAGGTGGCAACGATATGGACTCGACACCCCTGCCCCCTTGCCCGAATATCGCGGCAAATAATGGGGAGATCGTAATGAAACCGTTTATCACCGCCGCCATCCTCGCACTCACCGCCTCAGCCGCATGGGCCGACGGCCACTGTGCCGCTGGCAAGACGCTGACTGACGGCACATTGACCATCGCCACCGGCAACCCGGCCTATTACCCTTGGGTTCTCAACGATGCGCCGGAAGCGGGTGAAGGGTTTGAGGCTGCCGTCGCCTATGCGCTGGCCGAGGAAATGGGATTTTCCGCGGATCAGGTCACCTGGGTGCGCACGTCGTTCGACGAGGCGATCCAACCCGGCGCAAAGAATTTCGACCTGAACATGCAGCAATATTCGATCACGGAAGAACGTGACAAGGTCGTGGACTTCTCTGCCCCCTACTACACCGCGCCCCAGGCGGTGATGACGACGCAAACCGTGGTCGAAGGTGGCGCAGAACCCACACTGGACAGCCTGAAGGGCCTGAAATGGGGGGTGGTGGCATCAACCACTGCCCTGCCCGTGGTCATGGAGCAAATCCAGCCCGATCAGTCACCGCTGGTCTATGACGACAATGCCAACATCACGGCAGCCATGCAGGCCGGCCAGATCGACGCAGCCTTGTTTGACCTGCCAACCGCGCTTTTTACTGCGGCCGTGCTGATGGACAATGGCGTGGTGCTGGGCCAATTCGACCCGGCGGCTGCGGAAAACCCGGATCAGTTCGGTATGCTGATGCCCGAAGGGTCGGCCCTGAAGGCCTGCGTGGATGAGGCCCTGGCTGCCATGACGGACAGCGGCAAATTGGCCGAGATAGAAGCACAGTGGCTTCAGGAAGCCACCGGAGTTCCCCTGATCCAGTGACACGGCGCGCCGCTTATGAGGCCCGGCAAAAGCGCCGGGCCAATACGATTGCGGGGGTCAGCACCATTGTCGTGCTGACCCTCGTCGTGCTTCTGGTCCCCCTCGCCCCGGGCTGGGACGCGGTACGTGCGTCTTTCTTCAATGGCGACGTGTTCCTGCGCGTCTTTCCCGATCTTCTGCGGGCCTTTACGCTGGATGTGGCGATCTTTGCCTGGTCGGTTCCGATGATCTTTGCGCTCGGACTTGCCATTGCGCTGGCACGCGGCAACACCAACCCGGCGCTGTTTCCGCTGCGGATTTTCGGGGCAATCTATGTCGATCTGTTTCGCGGCATCCCCGTGGTCTTGCTGGTCTATCTGGTGGGCTTCGGCATTCCCGGGCTGGGGCTGCCGCGCCCCTGGAATTCGCCCTATATCTGGGGCACCGTTGCGCTGGTCCTGACCTATTCCGCCTATGTGGCAGAGGTGCTGCGGTCCGGCATCGAAAGCATCCATGCCAGCCAACGCAATGCCGCCATCTGTCTGGGCCTGAACGAACGGGACACGATGCGCTACGTGATCCTGCCGCAAGCCATCCGGCGCGTGGTGCCTGCCAACATGAACATGTTGGTGGCGCTGCAAAAGGATGTCGCGCTTTTGTCCTTTATCGGACCGGTCGAAATTCTGCGGCAGGCGGGCATCTTCAAATCCCTGCTGGCGAACTTCACACCCTATGTGGCCGCCGCCGTGATCTTTTTGTGCATTACAGTGCCCGCCACGCGGTATGCCGACTATCTGATGAACAGGGACCGCGATGCCCGATCCTAGACTGTCGTTGCGTGGCGTGACCAAAAGCTTTGGCGACGTACAGGTGCTGAAGGGCATCGACATGGACATCGCAGCAGGCGAGATGGTGTGCCTGATCGGCGCATCCGGGTCGGGCAAATCGACGCTGCTGCGCTGTATGAACGGGCTGGAGCCGGTAGATGATGGCGAGGTGCGCCTGGACGGCGTCGACATCGCCGAGCCGGGGTTTGACCTTGGGCCGGTGCGTCAACGCATCGGCATCGTGTTTCAATCCTTCAACCTGTTTCCGCACATGACAGCCTATGACAACGTCGCCCTCGCCCCCCGCCGGGTGCTGGGCGAAGACGCGCGGGAGCGGATCGAGGCGCTGTTTGTCCGGTTTGGATTGGCCGATCACATGACGAAGTATCCCGACCAGCTGTCAGGTGGTCAGCAACAGCGGGTTGCTGTGATCCGGGCACTGGCAATGCGACCCCAGACGATGCTGCTGGACGAAATCACCTCGGCCCTGGACCCCGAACTGGTCGGCGAGGTTCTGGACGTGTTACGCCGCTTGCGAGATGACGGGATGACGATGGTGCTGGCAACGCACGAGATGGCCTTTGCCCGCGATGTAGCGGATCGCGTGGTGTTCATGGATCAGGGCGTAGTGGCCGAGGAAGGGGCGCCGGACCGTATCTTTTCCGCCCCCGAACGGGAGCGCACGCGCCAGTTCCTGGCAAGCGTGTTGCGCTAGGCGCGACAGGGTCCGTTTGTTAAATGCTGGCTAACCTTGCTGTGCAAAAAAACGTGCGTGCCATGGAAAGATCAAACGAGTGACCACCGAACCGCTCAACTCCAAAGTAAAGACCATTCTGGAGATTGGCCCGGTCGCGGCATTTGTCGTGATCTACCTGATCCTGCGGAACGATGTCTTTGTGATCGGCGGCACCGAGTACACCGGTTTTGTCGTCGTCGTTGCCGCGTTCATGCCCGTCTTTCTTGCGGCCACTGCGGCATTGTGGGTCCTGAGCGGCAAGGTTGCGCGGATACAGGTTGCAACGGCAGCCATGCTGCTTGTGTTTGGCGGGTTGAGCATCTGGCTGAATGACCCGCGTGTGTTTCAGATGAAACCGACCGCGATTTATCTTCTGTTGGCGGCGGTGCTCGGCGTCGGTCTGATGTTTGGAAAATGCTGGCTCAAGTTCATCATGGACGACATGATCCCCCTGAAGCCAAAGGGGTGGATGATTTTGACCAAGCGGTTGGTCACGCTGTTTGTCCTGTCTGCGGCCGCCAACGAATTGGTGTGGCGCACGCATTCAGAGAGGTTTTGGGTGCTGTTCGAAACACTCGTTATGCCGGTGGTGGTCTTTGCCTTTTTCGTCCTTCAAATCGGCTTGATCATAGATCATGCCAAGCTGGGGCCGTCGAAGAAAAAACGATGATCTGGGGTGGACGCGGTCGGCCTGGAGATGCAGCCGGACACCGTGTCGAATTGGGCAGTCAGTAAAGGTCCCACTCGTCCGCCTGCCGCAATTCGCCCATGGCGAGCCACGCGACACGAACGCGCGCCACGCGCGTGTCGCCCCAGGTGCGGAACACCAGGTCAAAACCGGCCTGCGTGATGGTTTCGGCCACCACGTCCGCCCGCAACGGGGTTTCATTGTCGACATCCCACATCGAAATGGACACGTGCACGGACGGCTCCGTCCGGAACGGCTCGGAAAAGGCGATGCGGCGACGACGCTCGCGTTGCCCGCGGCCGGTCCACATCTCCCCGCCATCTTCGAAATCGGAAAACAGGACGGTGTCGCCTTGGTCGATCCCTATCAGGTGATTGCGCAGTCGTTTCATAAGTTCGGTCTTGGGTTCGTCACAATGTCGTAACACGTCGCAACGGGAATTTAAGGGGCAAAACGCAAAAGGCCCCGCAAAAAGCGAGGCCTCGAACGTCTGTTCTACCTGACGTTACAGGCTGGGCTGCTTGGTGCTCAGACCAATTTCCCCGCCCATGGCGACCATGTCGGCCAGCAGCTTGGCGGCGTCATCCACAAGCCCGTTGTCGCCGTCCGCGACGTCCTTGGCGCGGGTGTAGGCATCCTGCACCTCATCGAACATCGCATCCATCTGCTCTTGGGTCATGTCACCCTTCGCCACCGCACGTTCGGCCAGAACGGACACGCCTGCGGCGCCGATCTCGGCAAAGCCGCCGGTCACGACATACTCATGTGTTTCACTGCCCGCCTCGACCTTCAGCACACCGGGGCGCAGGGTTGTGATTGTGGGGGCATGGTCGGCCATCACGGTCATGTCGCCATCCGCACCCGGGATTTGCACGGCGGACGCGTCCAGCGAGGCCAGGCTGCGCTCGGGCGATACCAAATCAAATTGCATCTTTGCCTCCTATCCGGGTGGTGGGCAGATTGCCCACCCTACCCTTGGGCGTTGTCGTAGGGTGGGCAATCTGCCCACCGCACTGTTTAGGCGGCGTCGGCGGCCATCTTCTCGGCTTTGGCTTTCACCTCGTCGATGCCGCCAACCATGTAGAAGGCACCTTCGGGCAGGTGGTCGTATTCACCCGCCACAACCGCCTTGAACGAGGCAATCGTGTCTTCCAGCGGAACCTGCACACCGTCCGAGCCGGTGAAGACTTTGGCCACGTCAAAGGGCTGGCTCAGGAAGCGCTGGATTTTCCGGGCGCGGGCCACGGTCAGCTTGTCCTCTTCCGACAACTCGTCCATCCCGAGGATGGCGATGATGTCCTGAAGCGACTTGTAGCGTTGCAGGATCTGCTGCACGTCCGAGGCCACCTTGTAGTGCTCTTCCCCCACGATCTGCGGGTCCATCAGACGCGACGAGCTGTCGAGCGGGTCCACGGCGGGGTAAATACCCAGCTCCGAAATCGCGCGGGACAGAACCGTTGTCGCATCCAGGTGCGCAAAGGTGGTGGCAGGCGCAGGGTCGGTCAGGTCGTCCGCAGGCACGTACACGGCCTGGATCGATGTGATCGAACCCGACTTGGTCGAGGTGATCCGTTCCTGCATCGCACCCATGTCGGTGGCCAGTGTCGGCTGGTAGCCCACCGCCGAAGGAATACGGCCGAGCAAAGCCGAAACCTCGGAGCCCGCTTGCGTGAAGCGGAAGATATTGTCGACGAAGAACAGAACGTCCGTACCCGACGCGTCACGGAACTGTTCCGCCAGCGTCAGACCGGTCAGGGCCACACGTGCCCGCGCTCCGGGAGGTTCGTTCATCTGACCGTAAACCAGAGCAACCTGGCTTTCTTCCAGATTGTCGGGCTTGATCACGTTGGATTCGATCATCTCGTGATACAGGTCGTTGCCCTCACGTGTCCGTTCACCCACACCGGCGAACACAGAGTAACCCGAGTGCACTTTGGCGATGTTGTTGATCAGTTCCATGATCAGAACGGTCTTGCCCACACCAGCACCGCCGAAGAGGCCGATTTTACCGCCCTTCGAATAGGGGGCCAGCAGGTCCACAACCTTGATTCCGGTCACCAGGATTTCGGATTCGGTCGACTGTTCGGCGAATTCAGGCGCAGGCGCGTGAATGGCGCGCTTTTCCTCGGCCTCGACCGGACCACCTTCGTCCACGGGCTCGCCCACGACGTTCAGGATACGGCCCAATGTCTTGGGGCCGACGGGCACCATGATCGGGCCACCTGTGTCGGACACTTCCTGGCCCCGCACCAGACCTTCGGAACTGTCCATCGCGATGCAGCGCACGGTGTTTTCACCAAGGTGCTGTGCGACTTCCAATACAAGGTTGTTGCCATTGTTGTCGGTTTCCAGAGCGTTCAGAATCTCTGGCAGGTGGTCATCGAACTGCACGTCGCAGACGGCCCCGATGACTTGTGTGATTTTGCCTTTAGCATTTGCCATTTTTCGTCTCCGGATGTCTTACAGCGCTTCCGCGCCGGAAATGATTTCAATCAGTTCGTTGGTGATCACGGCCTGGCGCGAGCGGTTGAACTGGATGGTCAGCTTGTCGATCATCTCGCCCGCGTTGCGGGTCGCGTTGTCCATGGCGCTCATCCGGGCGCCCTGTTCGGACGCTCCGTTTTCCAGCAGGCCGGAAAAGATCGCTGTGGCGACGCCGCGCGGCAGAAGATCGGCCAGGATGGCTTCCTCGTCCGGCTCGTAATCATAAAGCGTGTCGGACCCTTCGTAGTCCTCCGGGATCGCAAAGGGGATGATCTGTTGTGCGGTGGGGATCTGCGTCACGACATTCTGGAACTTCGCAAAGAAGATCGTCGCCACGTCAAATTCGCCCGCGTCAAAGCGGCCCAGCACATCCTTTGCCACACCCTGCGCATCCGCGTAGGACATCCGCTTGACCTCGGACATGTCCACGTGACCGACAAAGTCATTGCCGAAATCACGTTTCAGCTGGTCGCGGCCCTTCTTGCCAACGGTCAAGATCTTGACCTTCTTGCCGGCGGCTTTCAGTTCCGTGGCCTTCGCGCGCGCAAGTTTCGCGATGTTGGTGTTAAAGCCACCGCACAGTCCACGTTCAGATGTCATCACCACCAGCAGGTGGGTCTGATCCGAGCCCGTACCGCTGAGCAGTTTGGGCGCGCTGTCAGAGCCGGCAGCAGCGGATGCCAGCCCCGCCATCACGGCTGTGAACCGTTCGGCATAGGGGCGCGACATCTCGGCCGCTTCCTGCGCCCGCCGCAGTTTCGCGGCGGCCACCATCTGCATGGCCTTGGTGATCTTCCGCGTGGATTTCACGCTTTCGATCCTGTTTTTCAGGTCCTTGAGATTTGGCATTGCCCGATCTCCTTATGCGAAGGTCGAAGCGTACTCGTCGAGGACCGCCTTCATCTTGTCGACATTCTCGCCGCTCTTGAACTTGGGATCTTCGTCTGCAATCCACTTGAGGAAGTCCGCCTTCTGCGAGCGCAGGAATTTCAACAGGCCGCTCTCGAACTTGCCCACATCGCTGACGGCGATGTTGTCCAAGTAGCCATTCGTGCCCGCGAAGATCACGCACACGATTTCGGCATTGGTCAGGGGCGAGTATTGCGGCTGTTTCATCAGCTCGGTCAGGCGCGCGCCACGGTTCAGAAGCTGCTGGGTTGCGGCGTCGAGGTCCGAGCCAAACTGCGCAAAGGCAGCCATCTCGCGGTACTGCGCCAGCGACAGTTTCACCGGGCCGGCCACCGACGACATCGCGTCCGTTTGTGCCGACGAACCCACGCGGGACACCGACAGACCGGTGTTCACGGCGGGGCGGATGCCCTGGTAGAACAGTTCGGTTTCAAGGAAGATCTGGCCATCAGTGATCGAGATCACGTTGGTCGGGATAAAGGCCGACACGTCGCCACCTTGGGTTTCGATGATCGGCAGCGCCGTCAGCGAGCCCGCGCCGTTGTCTTCGTTCAGCTTGGCAGACCGCTCCAGCAGACGCGAGTGAAGGTAGAACACGTCGCCGGGATACGCTTCGCGGCCCGGCGGGCGACGCAGCAGCAGAGACATCTGGCGGTACGACACGGCCTGTTTCGACAGGTCATCATAGATGATCAGCGCGTGACGGCCGTTGTCGCGGAAGAATTCGGCCATGGCTGTCGCGGCGTAGGGCGCCAGGAACTGCATCGGTGCCGGGTCGGACGCGGTCGCGGCCACGACGATCGAATAA
The DNA window shown above is from uncultured Tateyamaria sp. and carries:
- a CDS encoding TIGR01459 family HAD-type hydrolase — its product is MAQIITSLSDISDRYDALFVDLWGCVHNGVHALPDAVAALRTYRAKGGKVVLVTNSPRPRAGVTKQLVHFGVPDNAWDTIATSGDSARAAMFRGMVGTKVHFIGQPGEEKFFDPIGVIKDPVKIEIVPLQEAEGIVCTGPRDPLADPDVMRPEFLMAKQLGLKLLCANPDIVVDRGEVREWCAGALAKLYTEMGGESLYFGKPHPPIYDLARRRLAELGVDVPGSGILAIGDGVLTDIAGAMGEDIDSLFISGGLAAAETKTSHQPDEDALRTYLEKEKSAPTFAIGHLR
- a CDS encoding MaoC family dehydratase, with product MLDNLPRGTICIEDIEMGMSRHLRKVVTDEDIEMFAQVSTDRNPVHLDDDYARDTIFAGRIAHGMLTAGLISAVIGEQLPGHGTVYMGQSLKFLAPVRPGDMVYAEVKVIDIDFAKRRVRLDCHCAVDGKKVLIGEATVLAPSRKFD
- a CDS encoding bifunctional riboflavin kinase/FAD synthetase produces the protein MKIIRDYQYVDAADRGASVAIGNFDGVHVGHRSVIELAQKAAPHAPLGVLTFEPHPREYFAPDAPPFRLMSQAARASRLEKMGLRYLFELPFHAGLAGLSPEDFARDVICEGLGLGHVVVGSDFCFGNKRAGTARDLVQFGQAMGFGVTVAPLLAHEARTVSSTAIRQALTDGRPQDAADMLGHWHRIEGPVIGGEQRGRTLGYPTANMSIDGLHPPAFGVYAVLFNVLDGPHKGAYHGVASLGVRPMFGENKPNLETFVFDFSGDLYGAPVSVALVAHLRGEEKFDGLETLIAQMDADSAQARAILANL
- a CDS encoding YcgN family cysteine cluster protein; the protein is MSDPIDRAGLPPRFWENKPIHQLTRKEWEALCDGCGKCCLNKLEDEDSGEVALTRVACRLLDDDTCRCAHYDTRHQFVPDCIVLKPSNIEEHLYWIPQTCAYRLVYERKPLFDWHPLISGTAETVHDAGLSMRGQTVSEFDVADEDWEDHIIEEPT
- a CDS encoding alpha/beta hydrolase — its product is MIPHINTRAFGAGERPALAIHCSLAHSGMWRAFGDVVGDLVTLHAYDLPNHGQSGDWDGQGVMHDTATAMALRVLDDIGPDPIDIIGHSFGGTVALRIAIEHPTRVRSVTLFEPVYFAAAFADDPGFADRYAADTADFDAALAAQDDEGAARAFNRAWGDGPAWEDIPANARRYMTDRIRFVPDSAPFLLHDSAGLLTPGRFARATMPALVLAGATSPWAADVNGAIARRLPQVQSETLDGVGHMGPVTHPDRVAPLWAGFLKTA
- a CDS encoding 2-hydroxychromene-2-carboxylate isomerase, with the translated sequence MAQIDYYFATLSPYTYLAGKRFEALAEAHGATVTYKPLDVIALFDRTGGTPPKDRHINRIEYRAQELVRQAKKHDLPFNLQPAHWPTNAAPSSYAIIAAQTAGGGDLGALVHAILRAVWAEQKDIAEDDVIKACLSEAGFDPSLADSGLLSGAETYAANLEEAVDKGVFGAPFYIVDGDQRFWGQDKLEDLDLHLSGKL
- a CDS encoding ribose-phosphate pyrophosphokinase → MPTIQEPKLISGNANLPLANAIARRMSLHRGVNVGLVDARVERFNDGEIFVEVFENVRGEDMFIIQPTSNPANDNLMELLIMCDALRRSSAARITAVIPYFGYARQDRRSKARTPISSKLVANMLVGAGIERVLTMDLHAAQIQGFFDIPVDNLYASPVFALDLKTQFAGQMDDLMIVSPDVGGVARARDLAKRVNAPLSIVDKRREKAGEVAEMTVIGEVTGKTCVIVDDICDTAGTLCKAAEVLIENGAKEVHSYISHGVMSGPAVERVTNSVMKSLVITDSIQPTDAIKAAPNIRIVPTAPVFAQAILNIWHGTSVSSLFEAETLSPIYDGMYAAE
- a CDS encoding AAA family ATPase, with amino-acid sequence MEDPGAERPDRYPFNLPWLGDGFELEFSTPVTIFVGENGSGKSTLLEAIAVLSGFSAAGGGAWAGAPDTSNDENAADLAAHLRCGWLPKVQRGWFLKAQSFASVANVTVGDYLSASHGEGFAAMIQDRMSGQGFSCWMNPRRRFHHASKQNCWLS